One region of Jatrophihabitans cynanchi genomic DNA includes:
- a CDS encoding wax ester/triacylglycerol synthase family O-acyltransferase: protein MERMGLLDAEFWDLEDEHVALHIGGIAVFDGPVPSADELRDRYLERLGSLPRLRQRMRGTPFGLTRPRWSDDRDFDLTYHLHWATIPNPGTPEQLNSAVGQIMSYRLDQARPLWEVWVVQGLAGGQWALVLKMHHSMVDGMGGMEVFAAFLDDVDLPVRHPAERTSAVGEVREFVHAITVAVLEPRRTVQRAAGVIRGGMGYLRAVRPFTASSVTGELGVARRYRTTSADLADVDAVRAALGGTRNDVVLAMVTRGFRELLIGRDEVAAPHAVRCLVPVAVAPKTGVENAVSALVVELPVDFHDPAAAYGAVVVRTREVKHSHESEAGQATLSLATHMPALLVSILVKAVLRVPHRVLTTVTTNVPGPPLEQRLLGRRMVALFPYVPIADRIRIGVAVTSYAGRLMFGVTCDRNSVPDADAFVRALDAGLGDLLKAAREVTEAH from the coding sequence ATGGAACGCATGGGCCTGTTGGATGCCGAGTTCTGGGATCTCGAGGACGAGCACGTGGCGCTGCACATCGGCGGTATCGCGGTCTTCGACGGCCCCGTCCCGTCCGCCGACGAACTGCGCGACCGCTATCTCGAACGCCTCGGCTCGCTGCCGCGCCTGAGGCAGAGGATGCGCGGCACGCCGTTCGGCCTCACCAGGCCGCGGTGGTCGGACGACCGGGACTTCGACCTGACGTATCACCTGCACTGGGCGACGATCCCGAACCCGGGCACGCCGGAACAGCTCAACAGTGCCGTCGGTCAGATCATGAGCTACCGCCTCGACCAGGCCCGTCCGCTGTGGGAGGTGTGGGTCGTCCAGGGTCTTGCCGGCGGCCAGTGGGCCCTCGTGCTCAAGATGCACCACAGCATGGTCGACGGCATGGGCGGGATGGAGGTGTTCGCCGCCTTCCTGGACGACGTGGATCTTCCGGTGCGTCACCCGGCCGAGCGGACGTCAGCTGTGGGCGAGGTCCGCGAGTTCGTGCACGCCATCACGGTTGCCGTGCTGGAACCGCGGCGCACCGTGCAGCGCGCTGCCGGCGTCATCCGCGGTGGGATGGGTTACCTGCGCGCCGTCCGCCCGTTCACCGCGTCGTCGGTCACCGGTGAACTCGGGGTGGCGCGGCGCTACCGCACCACCTCGGCCGACCTCGCCGACGTCGACGCGGTGCGCGCCGCCCTCGGCGGAACCCGGAACGACGTGGTGCTCGCCATGGTGACCCGCGGGTTCCGCGAACTGCTCATCGGCCGCGACGAAGTGGCGGCGCCGCACGCGGTTCGCTGCCTGGTGCCTGTCGCGGTCGCGCCCAAGACGGGCGTGGAGAACGCGGTGTCGGCGCTGGTGGTCGAGTTACCCGTCGACTTCCACGACCCGGCCGCGGCGTACGGCGCGGTCGTCGTCCGGACCCGCGAGGTGAAGCACTCCCACGAGTCCGAAGCCGGTCAGGCCACGCTCTCGCTCGCCACGCACATGCCGGCCCTGCTGGTCAGCATCCTGGTCAAGGCCGTGCTGCGCGTACCGCACCGCGTGCTGACGACCGTCACCACCAACGTGCCCGGGCCGCCGCTCGAACAGCGACTGCTGGGCCGGCGCATGGTCGCGCTGTTCCCGTACGTGCCCATCGCCGATCGCATCCGGATCGGCGTGGCCGTCACCTCGTACGCCGGCCGGCTGATGTTCGGCGTGACGTGCGACCGGAACTCCGTGCCGGACGCGGACGCGTTCGTGCGCGCTCTCGACGCCGGGCTGGGTGACCTCCTCAAGGCCGCCCGCGAGGTTACGGAAGCGCACTGA
- a CDS encoding carbohydrate kinase family protein, which translates to MRFTVIGEALVDLVQSREDARFAAHPGGSAFNVAITLGRLGDRVVFAGQRGTDGFGELLSAKLLGSGVRPDHWRTLALPSSLAVAALDHGGQAHYSFYFDGTAGLAFDALGPLPAADVVHAGSIASWLPPAAGFVQGVLRSARASGTTLVSYDPNVRPALLADRAATTAEIERCIALAHVVKASDEDLATLHPGEPVDAVAARWCALGATLVVVTRGADGAVAFGPGGELARRPAPRITVADTVGAGDSFAGALLSALAETGLAAPADLARAVETRDGRLEQVLRVAVAVSAITCQRPGADPPTRAELDAYLSRRD; encoded by the coding sequence GTGCGATTCACCGTCATCGGCGAGGCACTCGTCGACCTCGTCCAGTCCCGCGAGGACGCCCGCTTCGCCGCGCACCCCGGCGGCAGCGCCTTCAACGTGGCGATCACGCTCGGCCGCCTCGGCGACCGGGTCGTCTTCGCCGGACAGCGCGGTACGGACGGATTCGGCGAGTTGCTCAGCGCGAAGTTGCTCGGCTCCGGTGTGCGCCCGGACCACTGGCGCACCCTGGCCTTGCCGAGCTCGCTCGCGGTCGCCGCGCTGGACCACGGCGGCCAGGCGCACTACAGCTTCTACTTCGACGGCACCGCCGGGCTGGCGTTCGACGCGCTCGGCCCGCTGCCCGCGGCCGACGTGGTGCACGCCGGCTCGATCGCGAGCTGGCTGCCCCCCGCGGCCGGATTCGTCCAGGGCGTCCTGCGTTCGGCGCGTGCGAGCGGGACGACGCTGGTCAGCTACGACCCGAACGTGCGCCCCGCGCTGCTCGCCGACCGCGCTGCCACGACCGCCGAGATCGAGCGGTGCATCGCGCTCGCGCACGTCGTCAAGGCCAGCGACGAGGACCTCGCGACGCTCCACCCGGGCGAACCGGTCGACGCCGTCGCAGCGCGCTGGTGCGCGCTCGGCGCCACGCTGGTGGTGGTGACGCGCGGGGCCGACGGCGCTGTCGCGTTCGGGCCGGGCGGTGAGCTCGCCCGGCGGCCGGCGCCGCGGATCACGGTCGCCGACACGGTCGGGGCGGGCGATTCGTTCGCCGGCGCGCTGCTCTCGGCGCTGGCCGAGACCGGACTGGCCGCACCCGCCGACCTGGCGCGCGCCGTCGAGACGCGGGACGGGCGCCTCGAGCAGGTGTTGCGCGTCGCGGTCGCGGTTTCGGCGATCACCTGTCAGCGCCCGGGCGCCGATCCGCCCACCCGTGCCGAGCTCGACGCGTACCTCTCCCGGCGCGACTGA
- a CDS encoding choice-of-anchor P family protein, protein MRIKSAVVPLTTAAGLIAAVAVAPGGVFGATPSHAHLVGWAGGSMVRGLGHTVTSDLTSQSSVDTTNTGVRSRNTLATASVTRLLTVGAISTDASSAAVPRGVQLTTHARTANVNLLGGAITARAVDTVDVAKVVNGKASSTIRTTFVGLKIAGTTLPANIPQNFGVRIPGVAQVTLNGAYSAAKDGTIMTTGVGLYVSLLKARGTNPIGTEIYLNPTYGAIAPTAPVTGANIGGYAYGSSVYASAGRLLDAKSGPTAQISQPMNGTHGMNRYNRTAAVDLAPVATVSAITSTANGVKSAGTASYSTMSTKLAGINLFNGLIRADALTGSASVKELPDGSTRASTSTSLVNLVIAGRSVPADVSPNTVIRVARLGKVTIRSEARSANQALVKVLDIVITTKGYGLPVGAEVQVGVAAAWVITPH, encoded by the coding sequence ATGCGAATCAAGTCGGCAGTCGTCCCCCTGACCACCGCGGCGGGCCTGATCGCCGCCGTCGCCGTCGCGCCGGGCGGCGTCTTCGGCGCCACGCCCAGCCACGCCCACCTCGTCGGTTGGGCGGGCGGCAGCATGGTGCGCGGGCTCGGTCACACCGTGACGTCGGACCTGACGTCCCAGTCCAGCGTGGACACCACGAACACCGGGGTGCGCTCGAGGAACACCCTGGCGACTGCGTCGGTCACCAGGTTGCTCACCGTCGGCGCGATCTCGACCGACGCGTCGTCCGCGGCCGTCCCGCGCGGCGTCCAACTCACCACCCACGCGCGGACGGCGAACGTCAACCTGCTCGGCGGTGCGATCACGGCCCGGGCGGTCGACACCGTCGACGTCGCGAAGGTGGTCAACGGCAAGGCGAGCAGCACGATCCGCACCACGTTCGTGGGCCTCAAGATCGCCGGTACCACGCTGCCCGCGAACATCCCGCAGAACTTCGGCGTCCGGATCCCCGGCGTCGCGCAGGTGACGCTCAACGGGGCGTACAGCGCGGCGAAGGACGGCACGATCATGACCACCGGGGTCGGGCTGTACGTCAGCCTGCTCAAGGCCCGCGGCACCAACCCGATCGGCACCGAGATCTACCTGAACCCGACCTACGGAGCGATCGCGCCGACCGCGCCGGTGACCGGGGCGAACATCGGCGGCTATGCCTACGGCAGCAGCGTGTACGCGTCGGCGGGCAGGCTGCTCGACGCCAAGTCCGGCCCGACCGCGCAGATCTCGCAGCCGATGAACGGCACGCACGGCATGAACCGGTACAACCGGACCGCCGCCGTCGACCTGGCACCGGTGGCGACCGTCAGTGCGATCACCTCGACTGCGAACGGGGTCAAGTCCGCCGGCACGGCGAGTTACTCGACGATGTCGACGAAGCTGGCCGGGATCAACCTGTTCAACGGGCTGATCCGGGCCGACGCGCTCACCGGCTCCGCGAGCGTCAAGGAGCTGCCGGACGGCTCGACCCGCGCCAGCACCTCGACGTCCCTGGTGAACCTGGTGATCGCCGGCCGCTCCGTCCCGGCCGATGTCTCGCCGAACACGGTGATCCGCGTTGCCCGCCTGGGCAAGGTGACGATCCGGTCCGAGGCGCGGTCGGCGAACCAGGCGCTGGTGAAGGTGCTGGACATCGTGATCACGACCAAGGGCTACGGGCTGCCGGTCGGGGCCGAGGTGCAGGTAGGTGTTGCGGCTGCCTGGGTGATCACGCCGCACTGA
- a CDS encoding QsdR family transcriptional regulator, with amino-acid sequence MVARTRPTPRDAFRLARRTLLDGQRLDMQALAGQLGINRVTLYRWVGSREQLLVDVLWSMTERTIMGMWADLDDSPLPRVPEVLRRWSQATIDNPGVRRFLHGESEFAMRLLTLKSGGYQPRLFALVRDLVAADIAAGRAASPLPVEELAYAAVRICESYLYLPAITGEPADADMVGRILSVLIAPAPNGRARSA; translated from the coding sequence GTGGTCGCGCGAACGCGGCCGACGCCGCGAGACGCGTTCCGGCTCGCGCGGCGCACCCTGCTCGACGGCCAGCGCCTGGACATGCAGGCGCTGGCCGGCCAGCTCGGCATCAACCGGGTCACGCTCTACCGCTGGGTCGGCTCACGTGAACAGTTGCTGGTCGACGTGCTCTGGTCGATGACGGAGCGGACGATCATGGGCATGTGGGCCGACCTGGACGATTCGCCACTGCCGCGCGTCCCGGAGGTGCTGCGGCGCTGGAGCCAGGCCACGATCGACAACCCCGGGGTGCGCCGGTTCCTGCACGGCGAGAGCGAGTTCGCGATGCGGCTGCTCACGCTCAAGTCCGGCGGGTACCAGCCGCGGCTGTTCGCACTGGTGCGCGATCTCGTCGCGGCCGACATCGCGGCCGGCCGCGCCGCGTCGCCGCTGCCGGTCGAGGAGCTGGCGTACGCGGCGGTGCGGATCTGCGAGTCGTACCTCTACCTGCCCGCGATCACCGGTGAGCCGGCCGACGCGGACATGGTGGGGCGGATCCTGAGCGTGCTCATCGCCCCCGCGCCGAACGGTCGCGCAAGATCAGCGTGA
- a CDS encoding ABC transporter substrate-binding protein has product MTIPIRRRRRAVLAIAVAAALTVTACGSSKKNGGNNATGDKSAPGVTSDSILLGTTQPLTGPAAPGYSKISAAMKAYFAFVNDKGGVNGRKITLNVEDDGYNPANTATKTRKLVLQDKVFALVGALGTPTHTAVLDFVNQNKVPDLFVSSGSRSWNQPSKYPMTFGWQTDYTVEGKVLGDYIKKNFAGKTVCSFGQGDDFGTDGAQGVELTLGQGSLKSKQTYTPTNTNVAPQIGALKAAGCQVVVSFTVPGFTALALGTAAKLKYQPQWVISNVGSDIVTLQGFLKDATTPLLEGAVTDLYMPIPSDSSNSWIKLFQMVNEKYNSNVPFDGNVEYGMAMAYTTVQVLQEAGKDLTRGSLLAAVEKGGLTGPGLVPFRFSKTDHSGYGGTQIAVIHGGVAKLTGPVYTTDDKDAPLTEYTTAPAEAPASGLPG; this is encoded by the coding sequence ATGACAATCCCGATCCGGCGGCGCAGGCGTGCCGTCCTCGCGATCGCGGTGGCCGCCGCGCTCACGGTGACGGCCTGCGGTAGCAGCAAGAAGAACGGCGGCAACAACGCCACCGGGGACAAGAGCGCGCCCGGGGTGACCTCGGACTCGATCCTGCTCGGCACCACGCAACCGCTGACCGGGCCCGCGGCACCGGGCTACTCGAAGATCAGCGCCGCGATGAAGGCCTACTTCGCCTTCGTCAACGACAAGGGCGGCGTGAACGGGCGCAAGATCACGCTCAACGTCGAGGACGACGGCTACAACCCGGCCAACACCGCCACCAAGACGCGCAAGCTGGTGCTGCAGGACAAGGTGTTCGCGCTCGTCGGCGCCCTCGGCACTCCCACGCACACCGCGGTGCTCGACTTCGTCAACCAGAACAAGGTGCCCGACCTGTTCGTGTCCTCCGGCAGCCGCAGCTGGAACCAGCCGAGCAAGTACCCGATGACGTTCGGCTGGCAGACCGACTACACCGTCGAGGGCAAGGTCCTCGGTGACTACATCAAGAAGAACTTCGCGGGCAAGACGGTCTGCAGTTTCGGCCAGGGTGATGACTTCGGCACCGACGGCGCGCAGGGCGTCGAGCTCACGCTCGGCCAGGGCTCGCTGAAGTCGAAGCAGACCTACACGCCGACCAACACCAACGTCGCACCGCAGATCGGCGCGCTGAAGGCGGCCGGCTGCCAGGTCGTGGTGTCCTTCACCGTTCCCGGCTTCACCGCGCTAGCACTGGGCACCGCGGCCAAGCTGAAGTACCAGCCGCAGTGGGTCATCTCGAACGTCGGCTCGGACATCGTCACGCTGCAGGGCTTCCTCAAGGACGCGACCACGCCGCTGCTCGAAGGGGCGGTGACCGACCTCTACATGCCGATCCCGAGCGACTCGTCCAACAGCTGGATCAAGCTGTTCCAGATGGTCAACGAGAAGTACAACAGCAACGTCCCGTTCGACGGCAACGTCGAGTACGGCATGGCGATGGCCTACACGACCGTGCAGGTGCTGCAGGAGGCGGGCAAGGACCTGACCCGCGGTTCGCTGCTCGCCGCGGTCGAGAAGGGCGGGCTCACCGGGCCGGGCCTAGTCCCGTTCCGCTTCTCCAAGACCGACCACTCCGGCTACGGCGGCACCCAGATCGCCGTCATCCATGGCGGCGTCGCCAAGCTCACCGGGCCGGTCTACACGACCGATGACAAGGACGCGCCGCTGACCGAGTACACGACGGCTCCCGCGGAGGCTCCGGCCAGCGGGCTGCCGGGCTGA
- a CDS encoding branched-chain amino acid ABC transporter permease, protein MRTLRDSTLLRHLLLLVIGVVLVIAMTATFSDYHNYELAQLGAYVCAAAGLTFLTGGNGQVSLGHAALMAIGGYTVALLQTRFSDHGVSGPWVLPVSLLVGMLVTAAAGALFGIAAARLRGPYLAGATLALGVALPGITSHYSGFFKGDQGLFVPFDGPPSGLGTGFTLQHWQAWISLFAALIVLFLLANLNRSAVGRHMRAVRDEEIASALCGLSVPRVQILAFAVSAAAAGLGGGVFAVWLQTASPGSFDLVLSLTLLSAVVIGGLGSLAGAVWGCLLVVYLGTFISDRVDDLGLSAASTAKLHDNLPSAVYGLLLIVVILALPGGIQGLLRRLLALRPRRGTSQPTRSTTQPTGGLS, encoded by the coding sequence ATGCGCACGCTGCGCGACTCGACGCTGCTCCGGCACCTGCTGTTGCTGGTGATCGGTGTCGTGCTGGTGATCGCGATGACCGCGACGTTCAGCGACTACCACAACTACGAGCTCGCCCAGCTCGGCGCGTACGTCTGCGCGGCAGCCGGCCTGACGTTCCTCACCGGCGGCAACGGGCAGGTGTCACTGGGGCATGCCGCGCTGATGGCGATCGGCGGCTACACGGTCGCGCTGCTGCAGACGCGCTTCTCCGACCACGGCGTGAGCGGACCGTGGGTGCTGCCTGTCTCGCTGCTCGTCGGCATGCTCGTGACCGCTGCCGCCGGTGCGCTGTTCGGGATCGCGGCCGCCCGGTTGCGCGGCCCGTACCTGGCCGGCGCCACCCTCGCGCTCGGCGTCGCGCTGCCCGGGATCACGTCGCATTACAGCGGCTTCTTCAAGGGCGACCAGGGCTTGTTCGTGCCGTTCGACGGACCGCCCTCCGGGCTCGGCACCGGCTTCACCCTGCAGCACTGGCAGGCGTGGATCAGCCTGTTCGCCGCGTTGATCGTGCTGTTCCTGCTGGCCAACCTGAACCGGTCCGCCGTCGGCCGGCACATGCGGGCGGTGCGCGACGAGGAGATCGCCTCGGCGCTGTGTGGGCTGTCCGTGCCCCGGGTACAGATCCTCGCGTTCGCCGTCAGCGCGGCCGCTGCCGGTCTCGGCGGCGGCGTGTTCGCGGTCTGGCTGCAGACCGCCTCGCCGGGTTCGTTCGACCTGGTGCTGTCACTGACCCTGCTGTCGGCCGTCGTCATCGGCGGCCTGGGCAGCCTCGCCGGCGCGGTGTGGGGCTGCCTGCTGGTCGTGTACCTGGGCACGTTCATCAGCGACCGGGTCGACGACCTGGGGCTGTCCGCGGCGTCCACCGCCAAGCTGCACGACAACCTGCCCAGCGCCGTCTACGGGCTGCTGCTGATCGTGGTCATCCTCGCGTTGCCCGGCGGCATCCAGGGCCTGCTCCGGCGGCTCCTCGCGCTTCGCCCCCGTCGCGGCACCAGCCAACCAACTCGCAGCACCACCCAACCAACTGGAGGTCTGTCATGA
- a CDS encoding branched-chain amino acid ABC transporter permease, giving the protein MSRFVFLTFNGLSFGAVYAAVALALVLIWRTTRVLNFAQGAMAMATAYVAISVSQATGSYWLGFAAALAAGIVLGAIVQLSAFRTAESMPPLNTIVVGVGLLIVIEAVVGMIYGIGYRDFPASFDTQTYSLGSTALFSDQDIFTVVSVLGLMLVLAALLTWTPSGLRMRASAFAPEIARLLGVRVSRMLTLGWALAGLVGALAGMLVIPSGLGLYPQAMDGVFVLGFTAAVVGGLDSPVGAVVGGIGTGLALSYASGYLGSDLTQIAALALLLVVLLARPSGLFSGTEARRV; this is encoded by the coding sequence ATGAGCAGATTCGTGTTCCTGACCTTCAACGGGTTGTCCTTCGGCGCGGTCTACGCCGCGGTCGCCCTCGCACTCGTGCTGATCTGGCGAACGACGCGGGTGCTCAACTTCGCGCAGGGCGCGATGGCGATGGCGACGGCCTACGTCGCGATCTCCGTGTCCCAGGCGACCGGCTCGTACTGGCTCGGCTTCGCCGCGGCGCTGGCGGCCGGGATCGTCCTCGGCGCGATCGTGCAGCTCAGCGCGTTCCGCACGGCCGAGTCGATGCCGCCGCTGAACACGATCGTCGTCGGCGTGGGCCTGCTGATCGTGATCGAGGCCGTCGTCGGGATGATCTACGGCATCGGCTACCGGGACTTCCCCGCCTCCTTCGACACGCAGACGTACTCGCTCGGCAGCACCGCGCTGTTCTCCGATCAGGACATCTTCACCGTCGTGTCCGTGCTCGGCCTGATGCTCGTGCTCGCCGCGCTGCTGACCTGGACGCCGTCCGGATTGCGGATGCGCGCCTCGGCGTTCGCGCCCGAGATCGCCCGGCTGCTCGGCGTTCGGGTGTCCCGGATGCTCACCCTCGGCTGGGCCCTCGCCGGTCTCGTCGGCGCCCTCGCCGGCATGCTGGTGATCCCGTCCGGACTCGGGCTGTACCCGCAGGCGATGGACGGGGTGTTCGTGCTCGGCTTCACCGCGGCCGTGGTCGGCGGCCTGGACAGCCCGGTCGGCGCGGTGGTCGGCGGCATCGGCACCGGGCTCGCGCTGTCGTACGCCAGCGGTTACCTCGGTAGCGATCTCACCCAGATCGCGGCGCTCGCGCTGCTGCTCGTCGTGCTGCTCGCCAGGCCCAGCGGGCTGTTCAGCGGCACCGAGGCGAGGCGGGTGTGA
- a CDS encoding ABC transporter ATP-binding protein, protein MTAALLEAENLSAGYGRVPVLHQLDLALEPGTITAVLGANGAGKTTLLRTLSGLMRPTGGTVRYRDQDLARVPVERLVTMGIAHVPEGRGVIAELTVEENLRLGGLWRRGADAARETSSAIAEVLELFEPLRERRRYHGHQLSGGERQMLALGRALVARPALLLLDEPSLGLAPLVTARIMALLRALRDSTGLTVLLVEQNVHSALAIADEALVLALGRVVARGPAAELKADESLRHSYLGF, encoded by the coding sequence ATGACCGCCGCCCTGCTCGAGGCGGAGAACCTCAGCGCCGGGTACGGACGGGTCCCGGTGCTGCACCAACTCGATCTCGCGCTGGAGCCGGGCACGATCACAGCGGTGCTCGGCGCGAACGGCGCAGGCAAGACGACGTTGCTGCGCACCCTGTCCGGACTGATGCGGCCCACCGGCGGCACGGTGCGCTACCGCGACCAGGACCTGGCCCGGGTGCCCGTCGAACGCCTGGTCACGATGGGGATCGCGCACGTGCCGGAGGGTCGCGGCGTGATCGCCGAACTGACCGTGGAGGAGAACCTGCGCCTCGGCGGACTCTGGCGTCGTGGTGCGGACGCCGCGCGGGAGACGTCCTCGGCGATCGCCGAGGTGCTCGAGCTGTTCGAGCCGCTGCGCGAGCGGCGCCGCTACCACGGCCACCAACTCTCCGGCGGCGAGCGGCAGATGCTCGCGCTGGGCCGCGCTCTCGTCGCCCGGCCGGCGCTGCTGCTGCTGGACGAGCCGTCGCTCGGCCTCGCGCCGCTGGTGACCGCGCGCATCATGGCGCTGCTACGCGCCCTGCGCGACAGCACCGGGCTCACCGTGCTGCTGGTCGAGCAGAACGTGCACAGCGCGCTCGCGATCGCCGACGAGGCGCTGGTGCTCGCGCTCGGCCGGGTCGTGGCACGCGGACCGGCCGCGGAGCTGAAGGCCGACGAGTCCCTCCGGCACAGCTATCTGGGGTTCTGA